From Triticum aestivum cultivar Chinese Spring chromosome 4A, IWGSC CS RefSeq v2.1, whole genome shotgun sequence, a single genomic window includes:
- the LOC123082072 gene encoding probable calcium-binding protein CML25/26, with product MVAMVVPSVFAAFDKDGDGKVSASDLRCGMAATLGEDVSEEEAAVILAAVDADGDGLLSQEEFSRLAAGAHEEDDVDVRQCCLREAFGMYASSSTEATTTTMITPASLRRTLSRLGSHELGVDECTAMICRFDLDGDGALSFDEFQVMMMA from the coding sequence ATGGTGGCCATGGTGGTGCCGTCGGTGTTCGCCGCCTTCGACAAGGACGGCGACGGCAAGGTGTCCGCGTCCGACCTGCGGTGCGGCATGGCGGCGACCCTGGGCGAGGACGtatcggaggaggaggcggcagtgaTCCTGGCCGCGGTGGACGCCGACGGCGACGGGCTGCTGAGCCAAGAAGAGTTCTCGAGGCTAGCCGCCGGTGCCCACGAAGAGGACGACGTTGACGTGAGGCAATGCTGTCTGAGGGAGGCGTTCGGGATGTACGCATCATCATCCACGGAagccacgacgacgacgatgattacGCCGGCGAGCCTGAGGCGGACGCTGAGCAGGCTGGGCTCTCACGAACTGGGCGTGGACGAGTGCACGGCAATGATCTGCAGATTTGACCTCGACGGCGACGGTGCCCTCTCGTTCGATGAGTTCCAAGTCATGATGATGGCCTGA